The sequence below is a genomic window from Melospiza georgiana isolate bMelGeo1 chromosome 6, bMelGeo1.pri, whole genome shotgun sequence.
GCGGCTGGGGCTCCCGAGGGATCCTGACCCTCATCCCAACCCCCAGACACGGATGAATGCCAGGCCACGCCGTGCCAGCACCGCTGCGAGAACAGCGTGGGCAGCTACCGCTGCTCCTGCCGGCCCGGATACCACCTCCATGGGAATCGGCATTCCTGCGTGGGtgagcactgggatggggctctTCCCATCGCTCCTGGGAGATGGAGGTGGCCCTGAGGCCCTGAACACTGTGCTACACCCCCTTCCCTCTCCATGCCATGAATCCCAAGCGTGGAGGTGGTCACTGAGCCCCTGCATGTATGCTTAacccttttccctctccatgCCGTGAATCCCAAGGGATGCAGGTGGCCATGAGCCTGTGGCACTGTGCCAGACCCCCTTCCCTCATCATGCCACAAATCCCAAGGGATGGAGGTGTCCATCAGCCCATGACCACAGTGCTGACACCTCATCCTCTTCCCTGTGTGGTCCATGCTGAGGGCCCATCCTGGTGCTCTTGGCTCTTTCCTGGGCCACATCCCAGGgtgcagcacctcctgccacATTCCCTTATCCCTCAGATGTGGATGAGTGCCGGCGGCCTGGCACGCGCcgctcctgccagcacagctgccacaACATTCCCGGCAGCTTCCGCTGCTCCTGCCGCCCCGGATACCGGCTCAGCGCAGACAGGGTGTCCTGCGAAGGTACCCGTGCCCTTCTCCcggctggaggagcagagtgggatgctcccatctcccagccagccccaagTGATGTCTCTGCCTTCCTGATTTCCTTCCTAGGGTACCCCAAATCTATCCTGGCCCCGTCGCCCATCCTGCAATCCCTGCAGCATCCACCCACCCttgtcctgctccctcctggctcccACCTGCTCCCGAGGGGCTCCCCCTCTCCCCAcctccctgtggcagctcctggtacccaattccctccctcctccccatccttgtccccTGAGCCATCCCCACGTGCCATGGGAGCCCCCGGCACATCCATCCCACCATCCCCTCACTGTTGGCACCGGGGAATCTCTTGGGAGCCCGGCAGTCGCtggacagagccaggctgccagagctgcaccTGCCAGGTGAGCATCCCatcctcccatcccatccttcCTATGGCACCATCCCGACCTGGCATGAGCCACCACATGTCCTGGCAGGGGGGACAAGTCCTCTGTGACACCGTGAGCTGCTctgttccctgctcccacccGCTTCCTGCTCCGGCTGGGGGTTGCTGCCCCACCTGCACGGGTGAGTCCCGACCTCCTGATCCCCCCCAGTTCCCAGGATGGCCCCCCTTAAATTCCCAGGGGGACACCCCTGACCCCAATGGCTTGCAGGGTGCCTGCACGAGGGGGTGGCCAGGGCAGAGGGCGATGTCTTCTCCCCATCCGATGGGAATTGCACCGTCTGCGTCTGCTTGGTGAGCTGGATTGGGATGGGAGAATCCCCCCTCATCCCTGGGAACctcccagcactggagaccctTTTCCCTGAGGACCCTCATCCTGCATCCTGGCTCAACCATGGATTGGGATGCTCTGGAGCTGATGACACCCTCCCCTCACCCCTCCGTGGGGAATCAGGGTCctctttcccagccccacgTTCCCCTCCACAGGCCGGGAATGTCTCCTGCCTGTCCCCGGAATGTCCCCCAGgatcctgccccagctcctctccggctgagtgctgctcctgcactccAGGTGATCCCAGGACCCCTACTCTGGGGGTGTGAGtacccctgggctgggctgagggtgagggaagagctGTGCTTGGCTCTCCAGCACCactccttccccttttcccagaAAAGTGCAATTTCCGGGGACGCACATACGCACACGGAGCCCGGTTCAGCCTGGATGGGGACGACTGCACCACCTGTGTCTGCCAGGTGGGTCCTGGATGTCCCCAGGCATGAGGATCCCCAAAGCTGGGAGGCCCCCAGGGATGAGGATCCCCAGGGATACTCCAGTGCttcccagcacctgctgggggCATCCCAGCTTCGCTCCGGGCtgatggcagggacagcaggtgaCCCATTcccgtgtccccagggaggagaggtggAATGTTCCTTCACTCCCTGCCCCGCGCTGGATTGTCCCCAGCACCAGCGGCAGCTGGGTCCCGGGCAGTGCTGCTCCACCTGCCGGgaccctccagcccctgccgGTGAGCCGGGATGAGTGACACAGCTGGGaatgggcagggagggatgagggGGAAAAGGTGAGGGAAACGGGAATGGCATGGCATGGGAAGAACAGCTGGGACAGAGGATGTGGGAGACACTTGGGGATGGGGAGAGTGGGATGTTGGGACATTTGGGGATGGGATGTGGGGAAGGGCAGGGTGGGATGAGGGTGGACAGCTGCAGACAGGGATGGTGGGATATGGGAGACACAGGTGGGATGTGAGGATACTCGATGATAGGAAGGTGGGAGATGGGGAATACCTAGGAGCAGGAAGGGTGGAATATTGGGAACCCCTGGGGACAGGAAGGGTAGGTTTTACAGGACAGCTGGGAACAGGGATCCTACCCAGGTTGCTTCCTGGATGACAACGGTGTGGAGTTTCCCGTTGGACAGATCTGGTCTCCGGGCGATCCCTGTGAGTTATGCATCTGCCAGGTGAATGAGAACCTGCTCTGCTTCATTCCCTCTTCCCTATCCCTGCCCCAGCGCACGGCTCCTGCTCCGTTCCCGCCCTCAGGATGCCCGTGGCCTGTCAggccccaaatcccccaaatccgGCGGGTTTGGGAATCCCGAGGTGTCTGTCAGGGTGTTCCCGCCTGCAGGCAGACGGCTCCGTGAGCTGCCAGCGCACGGACTGCGTGGAGACGTGTCCTTATCCCATCCGCATTCCCGGGCAGTGCTGCCCCGACTGCTCCGCAGGTGAGGGCGCGCCCGGAATCCCGGCATTCTGAGCCGCCCGGGGACCGCCTGAGCCCCTCTCCCCGCAGGCTGCACCTACATGGGGAGGATCTTTTCCAACAACGAGACCTTCCCGTCGGCGCTGGATCCCTGCCTGAGCTGCATCTGCCTGGTGAGGGCTGGGCCGGGCATTCCCAGAGGATTTGCGGCTCCCGCCCCGTGGGCTGAAGCCCGGTTTTTGGCTCCGTTGCAGGGAAAAGCTCCGGGGGCGCTCCGGGGCTCCTAACGCCCGGCCCTCGGGGGTCTCTCCCGTCTCTCGCAGCTGGGCTCGGTGGCCTGCTCGCCTCTGGAATGTGCCATCGTGTGCTCCTACCCCTTCCACCCCGAGGGTCGGTGCTGCCCCGTCTGTGAGGGTACGAGCTCGGGCGggtccccaaaatccccctgaaTCCCTCAAAATCTCcccgagccccccaaaacaGCCTCTGGACCCTGGTCCCTGCAGACTGCAACTACCAGGGCAGGAAGGTGGAGAACGGCCAGAGCTTCATTCCCGAGGGACAGCCCTGTACCCGCTGCACCTGCCAGGTGAGACCTCCTGCCCATTCCCATAGGATGCCCGTGTCCATGGTGCCCGTGCCAGTGTCATTGGATCCCAGCAAGGGCCAGGCTGGCTGATCCCTGTTTTTCCAGCTTGGAGAGGTGAGCTGTGAGGAGAGGCCGTGCCCCCactcctgctctgagccccaCACACTGCCCGTGGGCTGCTGCCCATCCTGCCCAGGTAATGGGATCCCTGGATCCAACCCCAGGCACTTGGATGTGCCCCCTCCGGACTGGGGGTCTGGGGAAGGAGGTGGGTGCTGACCAAAATCC
It includes:
- the VWCE gene encoding LOW QUALITY PROTEIN: von Willebrand factor C and EGF domain-containing protein (The sequence of the model RefSeq protein was modified relative to this genomic sequence to represent the inferred CDS: inserted 4 bases in 2 codons; deleted 3 bases in 2 codons), producing MGSAPGSGYPCXSRCRRAGRRGPGRRGWHPTIPSLFLGPGESGTAPRIPVLLPTSLSCSPYPCPXPGGASPGTTCWDVQDGWEVVVPSLSHLILPASDPCHALPPGTWAHPDRSSCPPVLTFLGPLRRAGGSGQGGLRLWCPTGAAWGPTSASQAPAADVVLAGCCLRAAGSAPCVSTGVWGACGDPVPVPRAPVPIPTALCSFGCGGGSCIAPNLCMCPDGEQGITCPEPPGTCGEYGCDLSCNHGGCQEVARVCPVGFSMAETANGVRCTDIDECQSAACEGTCVNTEGGFACECGAGRELSADRRSCRDTDECQATPCQHRCENSVGSYRCSCRPGYHLHGNRHSCVDVDECRRPGTRRSCQHSCHNIPGSFRCSCRPGYRLSADRVSCEGYPKSILAPSPILQSLQHPPTLVLLPPGSHLLPRGSPSPHLPVAAPGTQFPPSSPSLSPEPSPRAMGAPGTSIPPSPHCWHRGISWEPGSRWTEPGCQSCTCQGGQVLCDTVSCSVPCSHPLPAPAGGCCPTCTGCLHEGVARAEGDVFSPSDGNCTVCVCLAGNVSCLSPECPPGSCPSSSPAECCSCTPEKCNFRGRTYAHGARFSLDGDDCTTCVCQGGEVECSFTPCPALDCPQHQRQLGPGQCCSTCRDPPAPAGCFLDDNGVEFPVGQIWSPGDPCELCICQADGSVSCQRTDCVETCPYPIRIPGQCCPDCSAGCTYMGRIFSNNETFPSALDPCLSCICLLGSVACSPLECAIVCSYPFHPEGRCCPVCEDCNYQGRKVENGQSFIPEGQPCTRCTCQLGEVSCEERPCPHSCSEPHTLPVGCCPSCPGNGIPGSNPRHLDVPSGLGVWGRRWVLTKILPPSASDIRLLLQGSDLSPSSSPSSSPSSSSSQSSSSSQSPSSPPSSSQSPVPEDSPPGTPQHRRYRLAQLLLPTTPPLGPSPGIWGAGMPPLTTPSPSGYPLAPTVPPDPLCEATAPASATGSPEVQGSPRNEDPSTVPSDSPRLQAPGVPGTP